The Coleofasciculaceae cyanobacterium genome has a segment encoding these proteins:
- a CDS encoding DUF3611 family protein — MQNQLNNPSIPPKNKFANVFRLFARISYWIHLILGATSGIILGLIVFSRRLGESTNNSAIQLSIIFTVASLIVLAFRIFWAWRYSRIARQLQTTNSAMELNRAEIIKVLRVGLSVSLLGLILAFIASETTVVTIIAEAISQPQGSRLYEPEQAIQTADLFLDFVNVTILGAHALGAINSLGLLNWITRE; from the coding sequence ATGCAAAATCAATTAAACAATCCTTCCATACCTCCAAAAAATAAGTTTGCCAATGTTTTTCGCCTTTTTGCGCGAATTAGCTATTGGATTCATTTAATTTTGGGTGCTACTTCGGGAATAATTTTGGGACTAATTGTTTTTAGCCGTAGATTAGGCGAGTCTACTAATAATTCGGCGATCCAACTTAGTATTATTTTTACAGTTGCTAGCTTAATTGTCCTAGCTTTTAGAATCTTTTGGGCTTGGCGCTATAGTCGGATAGCGAGGCAATTGCAGACCACTAATTCTGCTATGGAACTAAATAGAGCAGAAATAATTAAAGTTTTGCGTGTTGGTCTATCGGTCAGCTTATTAGGCTTAATCTTAGCCTTTATCGCTTCTGAGACGACGGTAGTGACGATAATAGCAGAGGCAATATCTCAACCACAAGGATCGAGGTTATATGAACCAGAACAGGCGATTCAAACAGCTGATTTATTTTTGGATTTTGTCAATGTAACTATCTTGGGCGCACACGCTCTAGGAGCGATTAATTCATTGGGGTTACTCAACTGGATCACTAGAGAATAG
- a CDS encoding ssl1498 family light-harvesting-like protein has protein sequence MTTISDENGIINNFAKEPTMYYAEAPSSQDQRSYLLWGALASVLVVVSVFTAVVVS, from the coding sequence ATGACTACTATCTCTGACGAAAACGGCATTATCAACAACTTCGCCAAAGAACCAACGATGTATTATGCAGAAGCTCCTTCTTCTCAAGACCAACGTAGCTATTTGCTTTGGGGTGCGCTCGCCTCAGTATTAGTTGTAGTCTCAGTATTCACTGCTGTTGTAGTCAGCTAG
- the ispG gene encoding (E)-4-hydroxy-3-methylbut-2-enyl-diphosphate synthase, producing MQTLDNPNLTNSTAFDTTIHRRKTRAVKVGNITIGGGNPVVVQSMINEDTLDIDGSVAAIRRLHEIGCEIVRVTVPSMAHAKALAEIKQKLAQTYQTVPLVADVHHNGMKIALEVAKHVDKVRVNPGLYVFEKPKGDRTEYTPAEFAEIGNKIRETLEPLIVSLRDRGKAIRIGVNHGSLSERMLFTYGDTPEGMVESALEFIKICESLDFYNIVLSLKASRVPVMLAAYRLMVQRMNELGMEYPLHLGVTEAGDGEYGRIKSTAGIGTLLAQGIGDTIRVSLTESPEKEIPVCYSILQALGLRKTMVEYVACPSCGRTLFNLEEVLHKVREATKHLTGLDIAVMGCIVNGPGEMADADYGYVGKQPGYISLYRGREEIKKVPEEQGVEELINLIKADDRWVEPE from the coding sequence ATGCAAACTCTGGATAATCCTAACCTTACTAATTCAACAGCCTTTGATACCACCATCCATAGACGGAAAACACGGGCGGTAAAAGTTGGCAATATCACTATTGGCGGTGGAAATCCAGTGGTGGTGCAGTCGATGATCAACGAAGATACATTAGATATTGATGGCTCGGTGGCAGCAATCCGCCGATTACACGAGATTGGCTGCGAAATTGTGCGGGTAACAGTTCCTAGTATGGCTCATGCCAAAGCTTTAGCTGAAATCAAGCAAAAGCTGGCGCAAACATACCAAACAGTTCCTTTGGTCGCCGATGTTCACCATAACGGCATGAAAATTGCCTTAGAGGTTGCCAAGCACGTCGATAAGGTGCGAGTTAATCCAGGGTTATATGTGTTTGAAAAACCCAAAGGCGATCGCACTGAATATACTCCCGCCGAATTTGCCGAAATTGGCAATAAAATCCGTGAAACTTTAGAACCACTGATTGTTTCATTACGCGATCGCGGTAAGGCGATCCGGATTGGGGTTAATCATGGGTCTCTTTCGGAAAGGATGCTGTTTACTTACGGTGATACACCCGAAGGAATGGTAGAGTCGGCATTGGAGTTTATCAAAATTTGTGAATCTCTAGACTTTTACAACATAGTGCTTTCTCTCAAGGCTTCTCGCGTCCCCGTAATGTTGGCAGCCTATCGCTTAATGGTGCAGAGAATGAACGAGTTAGGCATGGAATACCCTTTACATCTGGGTGTTACCGAAGCTGGAGACGGAGAATATGGAAGAATTAAATCTACTGCGGGTATTGGTACTCTTTTAGCCCAAGGTATCGGCGATACAATTCGTGTTTCTTTAACCGAGTCTCCTGAAAAAGAAATTCCTGTTTGTTATAGTATTCTGCAAGCATTGGGACTGCGGAAGACTATGGTGGAGTATGTTGCCTGTCCTTCTTGTGGACGTACTTTGTTCAACCTTGAAGAAGTGCTGCATAAGGTTCGTGAAGCAACAAAACATCTAACGGGTTTAGACATTGCCGTGATGGGCTGTATTGTTAATGGCCCTGGAGAAATGGCAGATGCCGACTATGGTTATGTGGGCAAACAACCAGGCTATATATCTCTGTATCGTGGTCGAGAAGAAATTAAGAAAGTACCTGAAGAACAAGGTGTTGAAGAATTAATCAATCTAATTAAGGCTGATGATCGCTGGGTAGAACCAGAATAG
- a CDS encoding cysteine peptidase family C39 domain-containing protein, giving the protein MISLVLVCTLTFTAGCIFGKKLAAKGITSDNALNNYQKPLVWLLIAIAPFLSILIILDKFHLAPLLPKILPPLFLIYLAGYFNEIIVWLGCFFLGLLIFLELSGKRYRQRIVQLLVAIGAISCALSILLCFLQPVQALVAQPKISNGIVMQTTPYTCAPASIATLAHYTKKHPHLTEQEVVRLTKTNHFGTTTLSEIRAMKQLDLNPQYRHNLTIDDLIAANKPALMHVKEKRKKGKGVRFSHAVAYLAIAPAKELILIGNPLYGMQIKTFNDLEEYWFGEAILIGEVKQ; this is encoded by the coding sequence ATGATCAGTTTAGTTTTAGTATGTACCTTAACTTTTACGGCGGGCTGTATCTTTGGTAAAAAGCTGGCTGCAAAGGGAATTACCTCTGACAATGCGTTAAATAATTATCAAAAACCTTTGGTGTGGTTGTTAATAGCGATCGCACCTTTTTTGAGTATTTTAATTATCTTAGATAAGTTTCATCTTGCCCCCCTGCTACCAAAAATCTTGCCGCCGCTATTTTTAATTTACTTAGCGGGTTACTTTAATGAAATTATTGTCTGGTTGGGCTGTTTCTTTCTGGGCTTATTAATATTTTTAGAGCTATCGGGTAAGCGTTATCGACAGCGGATCGTCCAGCTACTAGTGGCTATAGGGGCAATTTCATGCGCCCTTAGCATCCTGCTTTGTTTTCTCCAGCCAGTACAGGCTTTAGTTGCCCAACCAAAAATCAGCAATGGGATTGTTATGCAAACCACTCCCTATACCTGCGCCCCCGCTAGTATTGCTACTCTCGCTCACTATACTAAAAAACATCCTCACTTAACTGAACAAGAGGTAGTAAGACTAACTAAAACCAATCACTTCGGCACAACTACCCTATCAGAAATTAGAGCGATGAAACAGCTAGATCTTAACCCCCAATATCGCCACAACTTAACTATTGATGATTTAATTGCCGCAAATAAACCCGCTTTGATGCACGTCAAAGAAAAAAGAAAAAAAGGCAAGGGAGTAAGGTTTTCTCATGCAGTTGCCTATTTAGCGATCGCTCCTGCCAAAGAGTTAATTTTAATTGGCAATCCACTGTATGGGATGCAGATTAAAACTTTTAATGACCTTGAAGAGTATTGGTTTGGTGAAGCAATATTGATTGGAGAAGTTAAGCAGTAA
- the thrB gene encoding homoserine kinase: protein MMNKVTVSVPATTANLGVGFDCLGAALTLANEFQFAVVNSDTKLKITVLGEEAGKVSIGENNLIYRSLLQLYQRIGQTPPNLEITIELGVPLSRGLGSSATAIIGGLLGANNLAGNPLSQSEIIAMAIAIEGHPDNVVPALLGNCLLSVEDAGKWQICSIPWHQDIIPVVAIPNFELSTREARSVLPTEYSRSDAIFNISRLGLLLRALETNNGEWLKTALNDRLHQPYRQKLITGYQQIRQAAMEAGAYGMVISGAGPTLLALTNPDHVDRVVKSMAQTWAGIGINAMVRSLAIDTVGAKVI, encoded by the coding sequence ATGATGAACAAGGTTACCGTTAGTGTTCCCGCCACCACAGCTAATTTAGGTGTTGGTTTCGATTGTCTTGGCGCAGCCTTGACGCTGGCGAATGAGTTCCAATTTGCCGTAGTTAATAGTGATACTAAGTTAAAAATTACCGTTTTAGGGGAAGAGGCTGGCAAGGTAAGTATAGGGGAAAATAATTTAATCTATCGCTCTTTACTTCAGTTATATCAGCGGATTGGACAAACTCCGCCAAATCTAGAGATTACGATCGAGCTGGGTGTTCCTTTGTCGCGTGGGTTGGGTAGTTCAGCAACAGCTATTATTGGTGGTTTATTAGGAGCAAATAATCTGGCGGGAAATCCTCTGAGTCAATCGGAAATTATCGCCATGGCGATCGCCATTGAAGGTCATCCCGATAATGTTGTTCCTGCTTTATTGGGTAACTGCCTGCTGTCGGTAGAAGATGCGGGTAAGTGGCAGATTTGCTCTATTCCCTGGCATCAGGATATCATTCCCGTAGTGGCAATTCCTAATTTTGAACTATCTACTCGAGAAGCACGTTCAGTATTGCCCACCGAATATAGCCGTAGTGATGCTATTTTTAATATTTCTCGTCTGGGTTTATTATTGAGAGCCTTAGAAACTAACAATGGTGAATGGCTCAAAACAGCTTTGAACGATCGCCTACACCAACCTTACCGTCAAAAGCTAATTACTGGCTATCAACAAATTCGGCAAGCTGCAATGGAAGCAGGTGCTTATGGCATGGTGATTAGTGGTGCAGGGCCTACTTTATTGGCATTAACTAATCCCGATCACGTAGATCGAGTGGTAAAGTCAATGGCCCAAACCTGGGCAGGTATCGGTATAAATGCGATGGTGCGATCGCTTGCTATAGATACGGTAGGGGCAAAAGTTATTTAG
- a CDS encoding LptF/LptG family permease, with product MDRYIVRQLSLLFLFSTSLLSSLGVAIGTVSDLAYKITEYQLPIPVAVLIFCYKIPEYAAYALPISILLTGLIIYGRLNSDRELTALFSFGISFYRIVLPALIFSLVVTGITFLLNELIVPAANYQANLLQNPFIAETELNLQKQDIFYAEYELMGNNTAKKLKHIYFAEQYDRQRLLKVTIIDFRSDRVWQIITARSAQWNQQQQVWDLVAGEIKRFNRRAKENISEEFTTKQLPFPKTIFEIVNKERSPEDMNIHQAKEYLNLIKDSGNPTDIGKFAVRIQQKYAFPFICVVFALVGSALGAKYSQINRSKSFGLCVGIVFTYYCLGFAIGSLGITGVISPFWAAWLPNLIGLIVGVYLLATANN from the coding sequence ATGGATCGCTACATAGTTCGGCAATTAAGCCTATTATTCCTATTTAGCACCAGCTTGCTATCCTCATTAGGAGTAGCCATTGGCACAGTCTCCGATTTAGCCTATAAAATTACTGAATACCAGCTACCTATCCCCGTCGCCGTACTTATTTTCTGCTATAAGATACCAGAGTATGCTGCTTATGCCTTACCTATTTCCATCTTGTTAACTGGTTTAATTATTTATGGTCGTTTAAATAGCGATCGCGAATTAACCGCATTATTTAGTTTTGGCATTAGCTTCTATCGAATTGTCTTACCGGCTTTGATATTTAGTTTAGTAGTAACGGGAATCACTTTTCTACTCAATGAATTAATTGTTCCTGCTGCCAATTATCAGGCAAATTTGCTGCAAAATCCTTTTATTGCCGAAACTGAACTGAACCTGCAAAAGCAAGACATTTTCTATGCTGAATATGAATTAATGGGTAATAATACAGCTAAAAAGCTCAAGCATATTTATTTTGCCGAACAATACGATCGGCAAAGATTACTCAAAGTAACGATTATTGATTTTCGTAGCGATCGCGTCTGGCAAATTATTACAGCGCGATCGGCACAATGGAATCAGCAGCAGCAAGTCTGGGATTTAGTAGCAGGAGAAATTAAGCGATTTAATCGTCGTGCAAAAGAAAACATCTCAGAAGAATTTACGACTAAACAATTACCATTCCCCAAAACTATCTTCGAGATTGTTAATAAAGAACGTAGCCCTGAAGATATGAACATCCATCAGGCTAAAGAATATCTCAATTTAATTAAAGATAGCGGCAACCCAACAGATATAGGTAAATTTGCGGTACGGATTCAACAAAAATACGCCTTTCCCTTTATTTGCGTGGTGTTTGCCTTAGTTGGTTCGGCTTTAGGTGCGAAGTATTCACAAATTAACCGTTCCAAAAGCTTTGGTCTATGTGTAGGAATTGTCTTTACTTATTATTGCTTAGGTTTTGCGATCGGCTCACTAGGAATTACAGGTGTAATCTCACCTTTTTGGGCAGCATGGTTGCCTAATCTTATTGGTCTGATTGTGGGTGTTTACTTACTGGCGACAGCAAATAATTGA
- a CDS encoding DUF29 family protein → MEELIKLRQSITVGNYNEALKIIDELEEMSVEDKLNKIYSYMVILLLHLIKQQAEKKTTRSWKNSILNSVEQINRVNLRRKSGGCYAPDEVLQEIIDDAFPRALRDAAMEAFGGAYEEADLQNMIDITSIKEKAMNLLKGR, encoded by the coding sequence ATGGAAGAACTAATTAAGCTGCGACAAAGCATAACAGTAGGAAATTACAACGAAGCTTTGAAAATTATTGATGAATTAGAAGAAATGTCTGTTGAAGACAAGCTGAATAAAATTTACAGCTACATGGTTATCTTGTTGCTGCATTTAATTAAACAACAAGCAGAAAAAAAAACTACTAGATCGTGGAAAAATTCTATTCTCAACTCAGTAGAGCAAATTAATCGGGTTAATCTGAGACGAAAATCTGGTGGATGTTATGCCCCAGATGAAGTTCTGCAAGAAATAATTGATGATGCTTTCCCTCGCGCTTTAAGAGACGCTGCCATGGAAGCTTTTGGAGGGGCGTACGAGGAAGCCGATTTACAAAACATGATTGACATAACCAGCATTAAAGAGAAAGCAATGAATTTGTTGAAAGGAAGATAA
- a CDS encoding reverse transcriptase domain-containing protein — protein sequence MTHSASYSDDWEFTDWKKLQKVLFRLQKRIFKAVREGDKAKARRLQKLVLSSYAARMLAIRQVSQLNTGKKTAGVDGVKSLTFKQRFDLETTLKKSYKTWQHQGLREIPIPKKDGSKRLLKVPTIADRAWQCLVKYALEPAHEATFHAKSYGFRPGRSTHDAQKVLFNNLRSSVNGINKRVLEIDIEKCFDRISHKAILDKIISPEFVKTGLIICLKSGINPEFPEQGTPQGGVVSPLLANIALNGIEKIGEVKIKNGKIISKCIRYADDMVFVLKPEDSAEELLAQVEEFLTVRGMNVSQKKTKVTASTDGFNFLGWHFHVQKNNEKFRSIPSTENFKAFRSKVKNIVNNSNYGAETKVYKLAPIIRGWRYYHRYCKMDGSRFNLFGLEDRTRKVFLKQKTIGRHQAVKMVRTAFPKVSFSENKFVSVKGDKSPFDGDLVYWSKRNSVLYDGIVATTLRKQNHSCGHCGLKLLNEEKVELHHIDCNHNNWEYKNLLAIHRSCHHYIHMSKS from the coding sequence ATGACGCATAGCGCAAGTTATAGCGATGATTGGGAATTTACCGACTGGAAGAAACTCCAGAAAGTATTATTCCGACTACAAAAGAGAATATTCAAAGCAGTCAGAGAAGGAGACAAGGCAAAAGCTAGAAGACTTCAAAAACTCGTTCTTTCGTCTTATGCAGCAAGAATGCTAGCAATCAGGCAAGTAAGCCAGTTGAACACTGGCAAGAAAACCGCAGGGGTTGATGGGGTCAAATCACTAACCTTCAAGCAACGTTTCGACTTAGAAACCACGCTCAAGAAAAGTTACAAAACATGGCAACATCAAGGTCTAAGAGAAATACCCATACCTAAAAAGGACGGCTCTAAAAGACTATTAAAAGTCCCAACTATTGCGGATAGAGCATGGCAGTGTCTTGTCAAATACGCTCTAGAACCAGCACACGAAGCAACTTTCCACGCCAAAAGCTACGGATTTCGACCAGGACGAAGCACACATGATGCTCAAAAAGTCTTGTTCAACAATCTCAGAAGCTCAGTCAACGGAATTAATAAACGAGTCTTAGAAATAGACATCGAAAAATGCTTCGACCGTATAAGCCATAAGGCAATCTTAGACAAAATTATCTCTCCTGAATTTGTCAAAACGGGTTTAATAATATGCCTAAAATCAGGTATTAACCCAGAATTTCCCGAACAAGGAACACCTCAAGGTGGGGTCGTTTCACCACTACTCGCTAATATTGCGCTGAATGGTATCGAAAAGATAGGGGAAGTCAAAATCAAGAACGGAAAGATAATTTCTAAATGTATAAGATATGCGGATGATATGGTTTTTGTCTTAAAACCAGAAGACAGTGCTGAAGAACTACTTGCCCAAGTTGAAGAATTTCTTACAGTCAGAGGAATGAACGTGAGCCAGAAGAAAACAAAAGTGACAGCCTCGACAGATGGATTCAACTTTCTCGGATGGCACTTTCATGTCCAGAAGAATAACGAAAAATTTAGAAGTATCCCTTCAACGGAAAACTTCAAAGCTTTTCGTTCCAAAGTTAAAAACATCGTCAATAACTCTAACTATGGTGCAGAAACAAAGGTGTATAAGCTAGCACCCATCATCAGAGGATGGAGATACTACCACAGATATTGCAAGATGGACGGCTCTCGGTTTAACTTATTCGGGTTAGAAGACAGAACCCGCAAAGTGTTCTTGAAACAGAAAACCATCGGGAGACATCAAGCAGTAAAAATGGTTAGAACAGCCTTCCCCAAAGTTAGTTTCTCGGAGAACAAATTCGTCAGTGTCAAAGGTGATAAATCTCCCTTTGACGGTGATTTAGTCTATTGGTCAAAAAGAAACAGCGTACTGTACGACGGGATTGTAGCGACAACACTCAGGAAACAAAATCATTCATGTGGACATTGTGGACTAAAACTTCTTAATGAAGAAAAAGTAGAACTACATCATATTGACTGTAACCACAACAACTGGGAATACAAGAACCTCTTGGCAATCCACAGAAGTTGTCACCACTACATCCACATGAGCAAAAGCTAA